The Clarias gariepinus isolate MV-2021 ecotype Netherlands chromosome 7, CGAR_prim_01v2, whole genome shotgun sequence genome includes a window with the following:
- the tsen34 gene encoding tRNA-splicing endonuclease subunit Sen34, giving the protein MDWSATEPSIQSDKHSECVNEENQTVHISFCGSTPLLWRAADIRKCREEAGVIGTLVGSLARKPRQNVRLGRPLEILQEEARLLLETGKATAIRHKELPESEEVRSKAVELYKARLDQSYEEQCALALEDKKTVLQRVMNEKQNDHTGNEGAEQAVRKRLESLEKSFSFPRSAMAVQLCTARAGFSHCPEEHAFLAADWPLPRDQRSETRFRVYKDLRGKGFYLTAAGKFGGDYLVYPGDPLRFHAHFIALCLAMDEKLPIFDVFAIARLGSNVKKTVILCSPQDTRDSGEEIGEEVVYSSLQWSGMV; this is encoded by the exons ATGGACTGGAGTGCAACAGAACCAAGTATCCAGTCTGATAAacacagtgagtgtgtgaatgaggagAATCAGACTGTTCACATAAGCTTCTGCGGATCCACGCCTTTGCTGTGGAGGGCAGCCGATATTAGAAAGTGTAGAGAAGAGGCCGGGGTGATCGGGACTCTTGTGGGGTCTCTGGCGAGAAAGCCAAGGCAGAACGTCAGACTGGGAAGACCTCTTGAAATCCTGCAGGAGGAGGCCAGGCTGCTGCTGGAGACTGGAAAGGCGACTGCTATACGACATAAAGAG cTGCCTGAAAGTGAAGAAGTTCGTTCGAAGGCAGTTGAGTTGTACAAAGCCAGACTAGATCAGAGTTATGAGGAGCAGTGTGCTCTCGCCCTGGAGGACAAGAAGACTGTACTGCAAAGAGTAATGAATGAGAAACAGAATG ATCACACAGGTAATGAGGGAGCAGAGCAGGCAGTAAGAAAGAGACTTGAATCTCTGGAGAAGAGTTTCTCTTTCCCTCGTTCTGCCATGGCTGTCCAACTCTGCACTGCTCGTGCCGGCTTCAGTCACTGTCCAGAGGAACATGCTTTCCTGGCTGCCGATTGGCCACTGCCTAGAGACCAGCGCTCAGAGACAAGATTCCGGGTTTATAAGGATCTTAGGGGAAAAGGCTTCTACCTAACTGCAGCCGGGAAGTTTGGGGGAGATTATCTGGTGTATCCAG GTGATCCACTCCGCTTTCATGCTCACTTCATTGCCCTATGCTTGGCGATGGATGAAAAGCTACCGATTTTTGACGTTTTTGCTATAGCGAGGCTGGGATCCAATGTAAAGAAAACAGTGATACTTTGCTCACCACAGGATACCAGGGACAGCGGAGAGGAAATAGGAGAGGAGGTGGTGTATTCATCTTTACAGTGGAGTGGAATGGTATAG